CGCAGCTCGGCCTGATCGGCGCGATGAGCGAGACGACGGCAAAGGCATTGAAGAGCACCAGCTTCGCGATCATGATCTTCGCCCTTGCGCTGGGAGCCTTCATCGTCCTCCGCGCCATGTGGCAGGGACGCAAGGCAGAGCGCGCCCTGGCTGCAGAGCATGCGCTGGAACAGGGTAAGGCGTAGCCATGGCAGGCTGCAAGGAAGGGAGATGCAGGAAGATGCTGGTCGCGGTCGACGGCTCGGCATCGAGCATGCATGCGTTGCGGGAGTCGTTCAAGCTCGCCGCGAGCGAGAAGAGCTGGATCACCGTAACCTCGGTGGCGCCGCCGTATGACGGGGACCTCGACCTCACGGCGATCGGCAATGTGCAGCAGGCCATGCGGGCGCCGTGCGAGAAGGCGCTCGCAGAGGCAGCGGCGATCGCGAAGGAGGCCGGGGCCCTCATCAAGACGGTCTGCGAGGAGGGGGTGCCCCACGAGCGGATCGTCGATCTGGCGGAAGCGGAGAACTGCGACCTGATCGTCATGGGGCGCCGGGGCCTGAGCAGCGCCCAGCGGGCCTTTGTCGGGAGCGTGTCGGCCCGGGTCATCGGATACGGCCAGAAAGACGTTCTGCTCATTCCCCTCCCTGCAACGGTAAACTGGAAGACGATGCTCGTGGCGACCGACGGCTCACGGTTCAGCGGCGCTGCAGCCGAAAAGGCGATAGACTTTGCCGACGCCTACGGCGGCACGCTCAACGTGGTGTCGGCGGTCGATATCCCCGCTGAATTTTACGGGGAGGCGCCGCTGGCGGTGGATGAAATGATAAAAGAGGCGCGGTGGTATGTCGATGCGGTGCAGGAACAGGCCCGCGCCAGGGAGGTGAGCGCGGAGACCTTCGTGAGGGAGGGGGCAGCGCACCGGGTCATCACCGGCCTTGCGCAGGAGCACAACGCCGATATCATCGTCCTCGGCTCCCACGGCAAGAC
The Nitrospirota bacterium genome window above contains:
- a CDS encoding universal stress protein: MAGCKEGRCRKMLVAVDGSASSMHALRESFKLAASEKSWITVTSVAPPYDGDLDLTAIGNVQQAMRAPCEKALAEAAAIAKEAGALIKTVCEEGVPHERIVDLAEAENCDLIVMGRRGLSSAQRAFVGSVSARVIGYGQKDVLLIPLPATVNWKTMLVATDGSRFSGAAAEKAIDFADAYGGTLNVVSAVDIPAEFYGEAPLAVDEMIKEARWYVDAVQEQARAREVSAETFVREGAAHRVITGLAQEHNADIIVLGSHGKTGLRRLLMGSVTEKVIGHAACPVLVVRS